ATAAAGACAGAATATTACGAGAACAAAGTCGTAATTTAGAGAATAAACTCGAGGATTAAGTCACAGTTTTGCAGAAAAGAAGTCCtaattttatgagaattaaCTGGTAATAATACAggaatactttttttcttgtaaaactacgACTTTGTTCTCATTATATtagcctgtttttttctcataatataacgactttattctgaaagttttaaaaaacattttttttcttactttggcCCTAAAACTCCGGATCAGTAATCGGCCAAAATGCGTGAGAAAATATCGGATATCggcaaaaaccttttttttttttgcaacccacatttttttttttttgctttgttttctttttggataattagttaaaaaaagacacgtGTGAGAGCCGCAGCGCTGCGACTGCGCTGTGCGTCCTTTAATTCTGCACACTTGAGCTGCAGGCTAAGTGAGCAGAGCCGGATATCTGCACTGTGTTTActctgtcacacactcacacacattcacacacactcacgctgCCGTCACCTCACGTGGCGAGTCAGCACTCAGCGTCACGTGATCACAATCGTCCTTCATCGCCTTCAATCAGCTGATCTGGAGTCAGTCTGCAGTAGTTTGAGCACACAGTCGGAGCAGAAAAGCTCAAGAAACtctcagaaaaagagaaataataacaataataataatacacagaACATCTCCACAACATCTATTCTATCTTCCAATACcaccttaaaaataataacGATTCTGCTCAGCGAGCAGCTTTGGCatccagctccaaaaactgTTTGGTCCGTTTCTTCTCCTccagcagtctctctctctgatccATAATCAATATCATCAGTAAACACTCGACTCGTCTCGTCCGCTGACGACTCGGACTCGGCTCATctgaacagagacagacagaaccAATCAGATCAATCAGCAGATCAATACCTGCATTCACAACCTCCGCTCAACAAAGAGCGCGCTGACCCGGGGTCAGATCCACAGTTATTaccattttctgtttcaaatgttaaaataaaaataagaaaattatatatatttaaattgataCATAAAACGTTTCAAACTGAAGTTAAAACTGACGgactttgtctttgttttacttttgttctctttttacttttactcagcGGAAGATCTGTTTAAAATCTGCAGTTCCTACAGTATTTTATATAGTATTTTTGGTGTTTATATTCTAGATTTTTGACGTAAATATGGTTTCATCGTGTTGCTCTTGATCTCCTtgatcttgttttctttttttaattgatgtattttattttgaatgttgcAGATTTCAGGTATTTGAAggaaatcacaaaataatatatCTGCAGTCCTTCTCATGGACTGCAGATATATTATTCATAATTGAGTCATTTGCTGTTTATCGGATGTATTTTACAAATATGTTTCCAGAGTTTCATCTGTTTCaccttttttatctttaaaggGGGAAatctttttcctcattttcggagcttttctgttcatttcattctgatatttgcttttgtgggatgaagaggatgaagaggaggaggagtccgGACGGAGTGAGTCGCCgtgttatttgtgtttgtgttgtcgtttgtgttgacctctgacctgcgGAGGCTGCGAGCTTCGTACAGCGTGTCGTCCTCGTCGCTCTCCACGGCGTCCATCTCCACCGAGTCGTCGTAGTTGGCCAGCAGGCCGTACTTCTTATTGTAGGCGGGTTTCTTCAGCCTGAAGACGAGCAGAAACAATCGTTCCccacaatcaatcaatcaatcgatcaatcaatcaaacagataaataagaaagaaaacacgACCCCACCAGATCccttactgaagtaaaagtactaataccatcCTGTGAAAGCGCCTGGtgtttggaaggcatattttctataaaaacttttggcactttgttttttctttaagactttctgttgatttttttttttttcttaaaattttgttggcgatttttaaaaaatttttaaatggcaattgtttttttttgttgtttttttttttaatttccttcttcttcattgtgttttttttaattttggaaagtttcttttttttaagtttgggtcatttttttccccttaaaatgtttgttgatttaaaaaaaaaacacgaaaataacttttaaattgtttttggctttctttttcaaaatacatagatagatagatagatagatagatagatagatagatttggGACCCAGGAATAATGACATCACATCAAACTTCTCTTGtgaaactgtaaaatgtgacgccacaccagactccatcgataaatccagtgatttaaggttTCCGCTCTTCCAGAAACTTTTTCGCggtgtgtaaaatgtgttgaatgATATTTTGTGAAGCGTCAGGAGCCGCTCTTCACTTCGGCGTCATTTCACCTGACAATAACATTTCTAAAGAAAgacaattttcacattttagagctaaaaaaagtttaacGGTGTCGCGTGTCTGTATTTCCAGATTGGCGTGTTTTCTGAGTGGAGTTTGGTGCGCGGTTCTCACCGCACGGCTCGGATGAGGAAGTAGAGGACTCCGATCATGGTGATGCCGATCAGGACGTACAGGGCCCGCTGGATCATCGAGCTGTCCACGTTCAGCCCGGAAATCCGCCCGCCGGAGCTCTTCCCGCCGCCGGGGCCGCCGTGAGTGGAGTTCCCCGCGCCGGAGCTGTTGGTGGCGGCGGGTCTGAGCGCCGCGGTGCTGCCGGCCGCCGCTCCGGGAGACGCATCCGGCGCCGCGGCCACCAGCAGCCAGCAGGTCGGTACAAGAACCGCCGAGACAAGTCCCCAAAAAGTCATCCTAACACCCACAAACCGACCGGAACTCAGGAACAACACCGGCGGGACACGGTTTTCACTTCACACACCGGGACCGAGAGGACGAACCGGGTCCAGATCCACCTAAAACTCAAGTGTTGatttcacaaagtaaaaaatccccaaaaactAGGAAGTTCATATCCACCTACCGATGACGTCAGAGAACAGCCTGGAGCAACGTGTCCCTCAGTTTGACTCGCAGGATTCTCAGGTAACTTCTGCCAACCAATCACAAGGCAGACACCTGCGAGTCTGTGCGCAGGGTTTAAAATCACCCACTCATTCACGCAACAGCTTTAGCCCAAAATTAGGAACTATTTTCAATCATATTCACATCAGGTGTGAGCCGAACTGAAGAGCGGCCTGTGCAAatgtagaaaaacagaaaacacatttcacagacAATGTTgataagagaaaaaacatcaaatcattAGATTTATGAATGGAGTTTGTTGTAATGTCTGATGAATGACAGGATTTATGGCTGTTATGAATgtaatgttagtttttttcatcacagtttATAAGAGGACACAAAATTTATAGGACAAAATAGGATTTTAGCATCACTGAGAATTTAGATTACCCATATAATAGTTAGTAAAATGAACAATACGCTCCAGAAAACgtgacatttcttgtcaaaagttacaaaatgtttttcagatatttcagcTTAGATGTAAGCTGAACTGAAGAGCGGCTCCTCcaaatgtagaaaaacaaataaatcacattttacaaTCACTGTAGACGTGCTGATGAGAGAAAATGCATTCAATCACTAAAATTCTGAATGGAGTTTGGTGTGATGTCTGTCTACAGATAGCAGGAGGTGCAGACATGCAGAGGGATATTTGTGACATATAGATATGTGAATGCAGTTTTACGTGACATCAGTTAATGTAATGATTTAACAGTATAATACTCTCTTATCAGCGGAGGcatgtaaactgtaaaatatgataaatgatCTTTGGTAAAGATCAGGAGCTGCTCTTTAAATCTGCATCCATTCACAGAAAATCAAAGCGTATTGATCCTCGGAGGAAGAATCAGTCGCTGCAGCTGCAGTCTGATCAGTCAGCAGCTGTCGGCCACATGTGACCTTTGGGCCACTTTCACATGTAACAGACCAAAAAATTACACGTcacgtcatgtgacctcacatgTTCACTGGAAGGGTCAAAGTTCAGCATCACGTTGTTTACAAGCatctaaacctttgaaactcaaacaaattggtttgatttgaggtttttgttgttgttgttttttttttaaaaaaaaaaaaaacaaaatctgcaacttggcaaaaaaaaaaatactgtaagttgcaagaaaattattaaaagttttacaagaaaattacctgaaaatcagcttaaagaaagagagattgaATTATtagagctggaaattcacagattaaacaaaaatacacaatctggacaaaatgtatgccatgacatgaacacagccaaaattattaaaaaatgaagaatgtaaagtgcttaaaatgcatcaaacagtccctaagggaaaagctgggcgataaaacgataacgatgTTAATGGCGAtaggacttttaaaaaatccatcagTAGATTAACTTTGgtcacaaacatgttttttacataCGTGTCAGACGAAGTCTGTGTGGTTTTGTTGGAGATCAGACGTCCGTGAAAtgttcagatgttttcagagatAAACCCATAGAAGAGTTAAAGACGTAAAGTTAGGAGAtgatgtgtgttggtgtgtttgtggacgtgagtgtttgtgtgttgcaggtCACAGCTGGATTCAGGCCTCGGCGGGGACATCTGGACGCCGTCAGGTCTCGGCTGGTCCTCTGTCTCGTCCTCCTCTGCGTCCTGACGATGTCTGCTGTTTCCCTGCAGCCTTTTAACCGATGACCGGCGAGCACGCTCACATCTGGACCATGACGTCACTCAGAGGTAATGGCGCTCACCTGTGCGTCCTGATGCTCGCAGCTGTCCTCGTCTCAAACACCAGCCACAGTCTCACTGTGTTGATGCAGAAGTCACAAACTGGatcaaaaaaatgtggaaaatattCACGTTCACCTGCTCCCGCCACTGAAATTCAtctaaattacaataaattaaatgtactttttggaGATCAACTCtctattaaaatatataaaagcaaatatttaatttaaacaagAAACTGGAGCAGAGAAACaggtggttgttgttgttgttgttgttgttgttgttgttgttgttgttgttgttgtcagcaGAGGTTTGGCCCACATGAGGGCGCTCTGATGTTTCTCCTCACCGAGTGGACTTCAGTCCGCTTTATGAAGGAGGGCCAGAAAAAACCGTCAGCGAGTTTAATAATGATTCTCAGATATTTGTTGGGGGGAAAGGTgggtttggtttttattttggctttatgaGAGAGGCAGACAACTTCAATGGCtgtatcttgttttttatttcactgctgatttttaaagaaaacatgcagggTTGGTCTTCGCAAATGACCAAAATTACATCGttcatcacagccagaaactataAGAACAGAGATTGTCagtggattttcaaatttcttccAGTCTTTGAAAAACTTCATGTGTGACAATGTctataagaaaagaaaaaacataaaatataaaacatacatatacatatacagtacatatacatataggtacatacacatataaaaccaaataaaattcGGATATTTCATCTAAATCACTTAATTTTACATCTCATggggttttatttctttaaaatgtttgattttttctttaaatggctattattttttctataaaaaatgaggctatttttttggcaataataTCTTTAAGGAGTTTTGGcgctttattttccttttaaagaaattaagtcttttttgtggaaaaacatttggtgaaatttttcctggtatttttaaaatatttcttttgaaaaaaaatgctgagtgatttatttttcttttgaaaactgccttttaatttttttattttttttttaatggcgaGTTCTCTTGTCTGTaagaaaattgtgattttttttttttctttttgaatttttgggcgatttttttcccttttaaaagtaattcatgtttttttgttgttgttttgcagaatatttGAGTTGTGTTGCTCACGTGTGTCGGTGTGAGAGTTGCGGGTTTGATTCCCGCAGGATCAGAGGCTCCAGATGTCACGCTaatgtacatttctgtatttaGGTTATTGCTGTATTTAGCCACTGACTGACGGAGCCGCCGGCCAATGAGAGCGCGGCTCTGCTCCGCGCcccgctgtgattggctgctgcgGTGACGGGGGGCGGGGCGCTGAGATTACAGCAGCATCTCGGGCTGCAGAGCCGCGGACATCTGGAGCCGCTCCGCCGGGAATCAAACCTCCGAGCATCGACACCCCGCTTCCTGCCCGCCCGGGGGCCAGCGTCTGATTCCGGGGAGAAGGCCGCCGGGCTCCGGTGCCGCCGTCCGGCTCCGCGGGCCGAGCTGCACCGGGAGGCGGCTGCGCTCCGGAGGGACCGACCGACCGAGCCTGCCGGTAAAAACACGGAACTCCGGCTGAAACCCGGGAGGAGGGGTGATGGACTGAAGTGATCCGACATCCGAGAGGGGTTAGGCCCGATGGAAGCTGCGACACACCCGGAGCGTCCCGGTCCCGGTTGCTGCTGCGCTCTGGACTGAGGACTCTGTGCGTCTGTGAGGGTCTGAACACATTAATTTCTCCTTCAGTTTGTCTGATCTTTGCTCTGATTCACCAgagtttctcctcctcctcctcctcctcctcctcctcctgctggtcTGGATTAGAGCCC
The genomic region above belongs to Plectropomus leopardus isolate mb unplaced genomic scaffold, YSFRI_Pleo_2.0 unplaced_scaffold3403, whole genome shotgun sequence and contains:
- the fam174c gene encoding protein FAM174C — protein: MTFWGLVSAVLVPTCWLLVAAAPDASPGAAAGSTAALRPAATNSSGAGNSTHGGPGGGKSSGGRISGLNVDSSMIQRALYVLIGITMIGVLYFLIRAVRLKKPAYNKKYGLLANYDDSVEMDAVESDEDDTLYEARSLRR